The Pyrus communis chromosome 2, drPyrComm1.1, whole genome shotgun sequence genome includes a window with the following:
- the LOC137726248 gene encoding TMV resistance protein N-like yields the protein MELVAFIQVFNIIVIAIGTLFYMCCRSLTFSSSSSSAVDSAVADCAAVADDEDAGIPPRREKYDVFISFRGEDTRLGFTSHLHAALLQKKIETYIDNRLQRGEEIGPALRAAVEKSTISVIIFSQNYASSAWCLDEVVHILKCKERYGQMVIPVFYDINPSHVRKQHGSYADAFAQLEKRFENSIHKVHKWRDALTTAANLCGFDYSNKSGTEADLIQKVVDHIWIQLCRESSCDLNGFVGIESRIEQIELLLGIDSQHACITVGIWGMGGIGKTTLAEAVFRKHSSTFEASCFLKNVAENSEQAGGPDHLEKTLLKEILREEVLPVGSTSVRERLSRTKVLIVLDDVSSSMQMERLAGDRLRYGPGSRIIITTRDKGTLRQTVEDDKIYEVKGLESDDALELFCLRAFKNNSTRRTDYKESAEKVVHYARGVPLALTVLGSLFFNCKSKEDWEDEFNKLKRYSSDDIQKVLRISYDRLAINEKEIFLDIACFFKGWSMGRVKRMLNVRGFFEIVGIRILIDMSLISIDSKWGRETIEMHDLLQEMGRTIVQEQCSKDPCKRNRLFNDEDVYCAPPKSNTETPNVEAIVLNGFNIAKRPLKCVDFKVMSNLILLIVSCGSTFNASLDLPDSLRYLEWWKYPHESLPSKFSPENLVELRMPCGKVKELWKEEQILVNLQVIDLSWSEYLTEVPNLSRSLKIVQINLWGCNSLVEIPSYFQHLDKLTRLDLGYCRSLKYLSEMPGSIQYLELQGTGIKKLPKSVRSNENISYLNVSDSRDREKLPNNSCKLKASGSSRARKQSHKSQSHIVKIPNQTEIFGTGFGIASPFFRGFHSQLR from the exons ATGGAGTTGGTTGCGTTCATTCAAGTTTTCAACATCATCGTCATCGCCATCGGGACTCTGTTCTACATGTGCTGCAGGTCTTtgacattttcttcttcttcctcttctgctGTTGATTCTGCTGTAGCTGATTGTGCTGCTGTTGCTGATGACGAGGATGCTGGTATCCCCCCACGTCGAGAAAAGTATGATGTGTTTATCAGTTTCAGAGGTGAGGACACCCGCCTTGGTTTTACCAGCCATCTTCATGCTGCCCTACTtcagaagaaaattgaaacatACATCGATAACAGACTTCAGAGAGGAGAAGAAATCGGACCAGCCCTTCGAGCAGCAGTCGAGAAATCCACGATTTCTGTGATTATTTTCTCACAAAACTATGCTTCTTCCGCATGGTGTTTGGATGAAGTTGTGCATATACTCAAATGCAAGGAAAGATATGGCCAGATGGTTATACCCGTATTCTACGACATCAACCCATCTCATGTACGAAAACAACACGGGAGTTATGCAGATGCATTTGCTCAACTTGAAAAACGTTTCGAGAACAGTATCCACAAGGTGCACAAGTGGAGGGATGCTTTGACGACTGCGGCCAATCTATGTGGGTTTGATTATTCAAACAAATCCGG GACTGAGGCAGATCTAATTCAAAAGGTTGTCGATCATATTTGGATACAACTGTGTCGCGAATCATCCTGCGATTTAAATGGGTTTGTTGGAATTGAAAGCCGCATCGAGCAGATCGAATTGCTGCTGGGCATTGATTCACAGCACGCTTGCATCACTGTCGGTATTTGGGGCATGGGTGGTATTGGCAAGACCACCCTTGCCGAGGCTGTATTTCGCAAACACTCTTCTACATTCGAAGCTTCTTGTTTTCTTAAGAACGTTGCGGAGAACTCAGAACAAGCAGGTGGACCAGATCACTTGGAAAAAACACTTCTTAAGGAGATATTAAGGGAAGAAGTTCTGCCCGTAGGATCAACTTCGGTTCGAGAAAGGCTCAGCCGCACAAAGGTCctcattgttcttgatgatgtgagTAGTTCAATGCAAATGGAACGTTTAGCTGGCGATCGTCTTCGGTATGGCCCTGGAAGTAGAATCATTATCACAACTAGAGATAAGGGCACACTTAGGCAAACTGTTGAAGACGATAAAATCTACGAGGTTAAGGGATTAGAATCGGATGATGCTCTTGAGCTCTTCTGTTTGCGTGCTTTCAAGAATAACAGTACTCGTAGAACAGATTATAAGGAGTCGGCAGAAAAGGTTGTGCATTATGCCAGAGGCGTTCCTTTAGCTCTTACAGTTCTGGGGTCATTGTTCTTCAATTGCAAGAGCAAAGAAGACTGGGAAGATGAATTCAACAAACTGAAACGATATTCGAGTGACGATATCCAGAAAGTGTTGAGAATAAGTTATGATAGATTGGCAATAAATGAGAAGGAGATATTTCTGGATATAGCATGTTTTTTTAAAGGGTGGTCTATGGGTAGGGTAAAACGAATGTTAAATGTTCGTGGATTTTTTGAGATAGTGGGAATTAGAATTCTCATTGATATGTCTCTCATATCAATTGATTCAAAATGGGGAAGGGAAACTATAGAGATGCACGATTTGCTACAAGAAATGGGAAGGACAATTGTTCAGGAACAATGTAGTAAAGATCCTTGTAAACGGAATAGGTTGTTCAATGATGAGGATGTCTATTGTGCACCACCGAAGAGTAACACG GAAACTCCAAATGTTGAAGCCATAGTCCTTAATGGGTTTAACATTGCAAAGCGACCATTGAAATGTGTAGACTTCAAAGTGATGTCTAACCTAATATTGCTAATTGTCAGTTGTGGCTCCACATTCAACGCTTCTCTAGACCTTCCCGATTCTCTTCGTTATCTTGAATGGTGGAAATATCCACATGAATCTTTGCCATCAAAATTTTCTCCAGAAAATCTAGTTGAGCTTCGTATGCCATGTGGCAAAGTTAAGGAGCTTTGGAAAGAAGAGCag ATACTTGTCAACTTACAAGTTATCGATCTGTCGTGGTCTGAGTATCTAACTGAAGTTCCAAATCTCTCTAGAAGTCTAAAAATTGTGCAGATAAATCTCTGGGGCTGTAACAGTTTGGTTGAAATTCCTTCGTATTTTCAACATCTTGACAAGCTTACTCGTCTTGATCTGGGATACTGCAGGAGTCTCAAGTATCTTTCAGAGATGCCAGGAAGTATTCAATACTTAGAATTACAAGGCACTGGTATAAAGAAGTTGCCTAAATCAGTTCGGTCTAACGAAAATATTTCTTACTTGAATGTAAGTGATTCCAGAGACCGTGAGAAACTTCCAAACAACAGTTGTAAGCTGAAAGCCTCTGGTAGTTCTAGGGCTAGAAAACAATCCCACAAATCCCAATCCCATATCgtaaaaatcccaaaccaaaccgaaattttcggtacgGGATTCGGTATTGCATCTCCATTTTTTAGGGGTTTCCATTCCCAATTGagataa